From the genome of Apteryx mantelli isolate bAptMan1 chromosome 12, bAptMan1.hap1, whole genome shotgun sequence:
ACATTGATCTTGTAATAATAGTTAGCACATTTTTGGCATTCATTTATCTGAAGAGCTTTAAGCCCCTACTAGGTATTTGGAGGGAGAAACTGAGAATGAAAGTCGGCAGAAATGTATGGTTGTCATTAGAAACAGCATCTTCTGTATCTAATTGTGTGTAGTTCTAGGTGAACCGACTGTTGATAACTTCACACATTCATTTGCCTTTTTAATAGACTCTGTGGTTGAAAGTGGTAAGAGTGAAATGATGCTAACTGAATTTGCTTGAAGTTAACACAATTTTTAGATTAACAGTAGAATCAACTTTTCAATTTAAAgatctattttgattttttcctaATGAGTGAAAGTATTACTGTACAAAggcatttctgtttctttgcactgAGCTCTAGCTGAAATCCTTATAATTCATTTACAAGTAAAATAATTAATTCAGCTTTGCTGTTAATTATGTTTTGTCACCTTTCCTTATCGAGAAAAAGCAGTGGAATGATGTTCAGGCTGTAGCATGTGTTAATAACAAAGGTACCCAGAGACATACTGCACTGGACCCTCGCTGCTGTGTTAAAATGGGAAGCTGAAGAATGACTCCTGTGAGTACAGCTGAGGAAAAATTTAGAGGaggggggtgtgcgtgtgtgtttgaatgaatgtgtgtgtgtatgcatatgaatacacacacatatatatgaatatatgcatgtatatatgtatatatatatttatatacacatatatattccaTACATACTTGAGAGCGAATGAGaatgattttgaaagaaaaatatttaaagaagttTTAACGCATCTTTGAAAAGTTCTTCTTGCTGTATTGCTTGGTACCCTAAAGTCTATAAATGACTTGCTTGTTTTTGACAAACCAAGTATTTAAGGAAGCTTTAACACATCTTTGAAAAGTTCTATttctaaacataatttttttccaaTTCAACTTTATTCACTACACTTTTGAAGCTTAACTAAAAGTTTCATTTTGGAGCAAACAAATGTTTGATTGGATGTCAgatgtatttttcatttatagCTTGCCTAAAAAATGTTTGGGGTTTATCTGAAAGTAAAATGTAGTGATTATTTTTTGGAAATGGTGAAAAGTGTTAACATGTGTTGCTTGATTTTTTTACTTGCATGATTTTACCTACATGTAAAGATTGTGGTGAAATAAAAGTTgagatggtgtgtgtgtgtgtgtatatttttacATTGTCATTAACAGAAAAGATTCTGAAAGCAGAGGTGTCATTGTAACTACTAAGCAAAGTGGCTGTTTGAAATTGTTATTTCAGAGCAGAAACACAGTTTAACATAGTAAAAGGTTCTGGGTATGCAGAGAAACTGCATTAGCAAGGGAGAGGATATGAACATGTAAACAAAGAAATAGAAATGATCATTACATAGGCAGTGGCTAGTAGTACGTTCCTACAGGCAGTGTTCTCAAGCAGGAAAAAGCGTTAACGTGCTTTGCCAAGAGAACTGGATTTCCTTCCATTCTTATTTCATCCATACTTGTGCGAATATAACGTGTATTGTTAGATTTGCAGAATGTGTCATCATTGATTGTAGTGATATTGTTgtactgcaaaacaaaacaaagtttgatTATGAGTTGAAAAATTTTCAAGCTTTCATTTTATTCCTCTTAACTTCACATTTTATTGTCATTGGGATTGATTTGCGTATGTTCTACAGACATACCTAGGAATCAGGTATTACCCAATCTATGAGCAGATAAATTATTTAAGGTTGTTTGTATTCTTGACAAAGGATTATTGCTTACTTTTACTGTTTCTTATCCTTGTCTACAAAAACCAGTGAGAAATTCTGGCATAGCAACTAGCTAACAAACAACTTCTGACAGTAAGAGAAGCTTATTTTAAGTCTTAACTACTTTTTCCTCCTGTATGTTAAAAAGAAGTTCAGGTTGAACGCTGAATGGTTGTGACATACACGTTAGAGATGAAGTGTTTTATTTGGTGAGTATTAGATAACTGTAGCACAACTGCATGTGAACTGTTTTGAAGGAGAGTGGGGTTTGGTTTGCAGTATGTTCCTGTTGAGGCTCTCTGTGATACAATACCTGAAGATGTAGAATGCGCAGGCTCTCTGGTAAGTTAAGGGGAACTGATTCCAGTGCATTATGTCCTAAGTAGAGGTAGGCCAAATTTGTCAGCTTCTagtagaaagaagagaaagattatTAATGCTTATATTGCTTACTAGAGGTTGAGTAACCCATGGGTCTGTGATAAGACgtcagtatttttttctgatcttgTATGATGAATGAAAGCCTCTAAAGTGACCTGGCCTGAAACATTCTGTTGCTCTTTTGCTGTGAATGTTGAATTCTCTTATATGAAGAAACTTGTAGAACAGGTCTTCTGTGATTTGGAAAGTATCAGCACATGGGTTATAAAACTTAAGACTACTTTAACAGCCATATCCTAGTTAGTTAGTGCTTAAGTAGTCCTCAAACTGTATTTAGGGCATCAATTTTGAATCCAgtatttctttgtgtttgtgagagaaagcaagaaagaaaagtaggtaAGATTACATTTCAAAGAGAAAGTAATTTTTGAGATGAACTACATATGAGAGTGAGCGAGCGCACTAAGAGCTGTTATTCCAAAGTGTCTTCAAAACAAAGCCTGTAAAGCTTTCTGGTAGTCTGTTTCTTGAATTATAAAAACTATTGTCTTTTACTTACCTTGAAGGCATTTGCTTTGATTCCTCTGCTCTTGATTCTGTTTTGGTTTGCATTAAATGTTGTTAGCTTGGGAGGTAGAACAGGAAGTTTTACAAGTCGATTTTCAGCAAGAGAAAGTTCTTCCAATAAGAGAAGCTTTGAAAAGGCTCCATCCTCTATTTCTTCAATCCTGTTTCCACTAAAGTCAATTCTTCTCAAGGTAGCTTcacacaaaagaaatgaaaatataagTGTTGAATTTATAACTACATGACATGTGAAACATGTATGTTTGTGTATAAATTAGGTGGCATACTCTAATAATGGATGAACCATCCTATTTTGATCTGCAAATGGCAATACCATGAAAATCCACATTTGGATTTGCTCATAgtcttaaacttttttaaaaaaatcaggaaaatatgCTGGATTCTCCCTGTTTTCATAGGGACAAAATAATTTAAGACATTGATAGAATTTTCAATGTTGTAGAATGAGATAGCTGGGAGATATTTCTTCAGAGTGTTTGAAGGACATGTAATACATGGTTATTTAAGACTGGCTGTGATACGGAGTTAAATTTTATTCTTAGCAATCTGTTCTTTCTGTTTGATTTGGTGGGAAAATAAGACAGATACATGCGCCAAAGTAGGTTTTCATGTTGCCTTTACATTTCCTCTTCTAAATACAAGAACTAAATTAAATAGATAATAAAATTAATGGACTATAACAAAGTATAAAATGCATCTTATTTTGGTGTTCTTGTCATGTTATTAAGAGACAACAACTTCAAATGAGTTATCAGTTAAGCAGAAATTAAAATCTGAATATTTACTTACTAATGTCAGCAAAATCTGAGACTGCtatcctttttattttgttaaatcgTGCATAAAGATACGCTGTTTCCTTTGGCAGTGGAGGTACAGCTTCAATATCTATTTCTTCACAGTATACCGATCCACttaaacacacacagagcagacaaGTAGGTAAATCTGAAAGTGAATTATTTTATGAGTAGACAATTTAAAGATATTCACCTATCATAAGCTTCAATATACCAAATATAATTTTATCTCTTAATCTTAAGGTTTCATTTCTATTATTAGCTTATTTGATTGTTCTACTAGTAGCAAGTtctgagaagacaatactctgcgTTTTGgttgtgggttggtttttttttttgagtggtaTATTCTCATCAGGCATATCACTTTCATTGtgtatattttttcttatctGAGCTCATCTTGAAGTGCTATTAATATTAATTCAGTTTCACTCTGTCTTATAGTATTTGTGAATATGATTACTGCAGTTGTGTGGACATGACGAATGTCATGTAGAACTGttcttttcaaaatggaaatcCATGCAAGAGAAACATCTGAAAGTACATCTTAAGTTTACTTAGGTATTAGTTTGAGATCATACATTACCATGTCTTATGAACAACTCTTTGTATACCTCTTCAAAGCgaaaaaataaatgctattttatGTAGTTCAGACAGCGAATTAGAAAATTTTAGACAATTTTACTTAGATAGGAAAGAGTATCTCCTAGGCTCatcaatcttttaaaaaaaaaaattgtaatttaatactaatttttttatttttttagagctGTCCATGCAGATACCATAATTGCATTGGAACTTTTCTTGTACTTAAATATGGGAGGGTTATGTATACACTGTGTTACTCCTAACTACTATTTTGTCTAATCATCTTGCAGAAAAACTGCAGCGATGGTGATTATACAACTATTTTAGGCAATCTGTTCCACTTATTACTGagtttttttaatagctgttaTTTTAAGTAGTGAGATGAAACCTGTATCTTTTCTTAATGCAGTTTAAGCCTATTACAGCTTGTCCTGTCCACCATACACattaagaaaatattcttttctgttttgcatcAGTCTTTTATATGACAACAGTttacaaatacatataataaatACGGCTTTGCTTCCAATTTTGTCACCACCATTATCTGACCTACTGTGTTTTCTATATTGTGAGATTTTTGGTTAGCTTCCAAAATTGATCTGGGTATGGTACAGACAGTAGTGTCATTTCA
Proteins encoded in this window:
- the OGN gene encoding mimecan → MKTLQPTFFLFVFVSLVKSAPPIQQESLKFYEYDTDVTLGSLTEQDYETKIKDIKKDGMNVSPNTTLRLQGDDSERNVPPTKDTNLPTCLLCVCLSGSVYCEEIDIEAVPPLPKETAYLYARFNKIKRIAVSDFADITTLRRIDFSGNRIEEIEDGAFSKLLLLEELSLAENRLVKLPVLPPKLTTFNANQNRIKSRGIKANAFKKLTNLAYLYLGHNALESVPLNLPESLRILHLQYNNITTINDDTFCKSNNTRYIRTSMDEIRMEGNPVLLAKHVNAFSCLRTLPVGTYY